In Amia ocellicauda isolate fAmiCal2 chromosome 7, fAmiCal2.hap1, whole genome shotgun sequence, the genomic window GGAGGAACACCTGTGAgtagattgttttttttctcttaaagTTCAGGTTTAAAATATTTCTATTTTGTTACACCCCTCATTGTTTAGTCATTATTAACAAGCTGCCGTCATTCAAAAATCCCAAAATGATGTCCATACAGCTGTCCAGATCCTGCCGTTGTTGTTGTACCAGGTCACTGAGGTGAAAACTCCTCTTCCAAGCGGTTTTGTCCAGGTTTAGTGTATTTATACAAGAACCTTTAATTGCCTGTGAAACCGGGACCTTTTCCTGGCAACAAGTGGCTGTGTGTACAGCTAACAACCATTCATAGCGGCTTGCCCTTGAAGACGCGGGTCTACGCCTGGGGTTGGGAGACGGGCTTTAAACACTGATGAAAACGGCAGTACGTGGAGAGCAGTCACAGGGCTTCATAGTCACGGTGATGTTCTGACCTTACGGGAGTGTAGACTATCTGTGTTCATCCTCCCTGCTTTATCCTGCAGGGAGAAGCTGCACGAAGCTCACTCGGAcctgcagaagaagaaggagttCATTGATGACCTGGAGCCCAGAGTGGATGGCAACAGTAGGCCAAACTTCCTAACTGTTCCTGGAGAACCACTGCCTAGGGTCCTCTCGGAAAGACTAATGCCTTTAGAAGAAGACTaatgccgtgtgtgtgtgtgtgtgtctgtgtgtgtgcatagtcCAAGTCCGGAGTCAGGAATTGGcaggttttttattatttacgaAGGTCAACAACCACAACGCACACAGAGCGGACCTCAATAGGGCCGCTTGACCCTGACTGCACATCGTGTGTTGACAAACATTGACACACAAGGTTTCGCATGGTTTAGAGAAAAACAACTCCATATAAGGGTCAAGCGCAGCAAGCAAATTCTGCCCGAAACGCCACGATAACATTCATCTGTACTCTGAGCGAGATGTCTCGGGCTCTCTGGGGGGAAAGGTCACACTGGGTGTCCGATCTTCCCTGCAGATGCCACTGTGGTTGTGTGCATTGAGGAAGAGTCTGACCTCTAAGGGTGGGGAATGTTATCAGTTTTGGAGCTAATGAGTAATGTGGTCTGCTTGTATATGAGTTTGTGTGCTTTTGGGGGGGGTCTTGCACCTTCTTGCGGCCACTGACGGCCTTGCGGAGATTGAAAGCATTCAGCACGGTTATATTTGTTAGTTCTAATAAAGTAATAGAAGGAAACTAGTTACTGGATTTAAGATCGACACTGTCCCTTGTGTTAATGAAGTCTTTCTTGGGAGAGCATCTGGTAGGGAGAGCTGGGCTGCGCTGAGGGGGTTCGTAAAGCCAGTTGTCCTCCTTGTGGTTTCAGTGGCGAAGAAGATCGATGAGCTGCAGGAGATCCTGAGGAAGAAGGATGAGGACATGAAGGCCATGGAGCAGCGCTACAAGAGATACGTGGAGAAGGCCAGAACGGTGAGTTGCGGGGGGGGAGGAGAGGGGTGTGGCCAGCAGTGCTGTCGCGCCTGGGACCGACCCCCTTCCCCAGCTTTCCTAGCGTAAAAACCATGGTCTTCCTTTGTGGTCACCACTGCAGCTGAACCGGCGCACCTTCGCCATCCTCCTGTCTGTGGTGGTTTGGTGTGGGGGTGTAGTGACCACTGTTCCTCCTGTCCTCTCCCTGGCAGGTGATCAAGACCCTGGACCCCAAGCAGCAGCAGCCGTCCGGCCTGTCCCCGGAGGTGCAGGCCTTGAAGAACCAGCTGAGCGAGAAGGAGCGCAAGATCCAGCACCTGGAGGTGAGCGAGCGCCGCCGCCCCCCTCCCCGGCCTTTGACTTTTGACCGTGGATGGATTGGGGTTAAAATAGCATCGTTACGGACCCGCGGTCTCCCAGATTCTTGGTGCTTCTGTCCTTGTGTGGCTCGCGCAGGCAGGCGTACGGGCCGATGGGGCAGCAGTGTCCCTGCTCCGGCCCCTGTGCCGCGTGCTGTGTAGTAAGAGCCGCTCTCCCCTGTGCTCTTCCTGCAGAACGACTACGAGAAGTCCAAGTCCCGGCACGACCAGGAGGAGAAGCTCATCATCAGCGCCTGGTACAACATGGTGAGTGAGCCCAGTGCAAGCCCAGCCCATAAACGAGATGTCAGCGTTTCCGTTTCTGCTAGGGCGGGGGGGGGAATGAAACGGGATGCGTTTAATAAACTCGTCTCCTCCCCCCTTCCCCACAGGGCATGGCTCTCCACCAGAAGGTGACGTCGGAGAGGAccagtgggggtggggtggcCCAGTCCTTCCTGGCCCAGCAGAGACAGTCCACCAATGCCAGGAGGGGCCTCTCCCCGCGCCTGCAGCCCAGATAAGGGCAGCTATGCTGGGTCCCCCCGCCACGGCGTTCAGACGGCTGTGGCTCCTCACCGGCCCCTCGGAGCAGTGCTGCCCCTCAGGCACTGGAATGGCGTggattagacacacacacacacacacacacacacacacacacacactctgtgggGTCTGGAGGGCGGCCCCCTGATTTGTCAAGCTGCTGCACAAAGCACACCGGCCTCTCTGGCCACAAAGACCGACTGTAGCGACTGTTCCTGAGGACTAGAAGCTTCTGTCTATATTGATCgttctcttttgtttttttggtcccCCCCCCAGTTTATactttctctcctccctcctcctcgcTGGTCACAGGCCGTGGAGCGGTTCTTCCGAGTACTGCACCGGTCGCCTATTGTTGCTGCTGTAGAGAGACGGAAGATCTGTATTCGATTGGCCCTCCACTCTGCTGCGGGGCCCTCGTGACGCGTTGTCTTCCCTCCTGCATCCCGTCATGTAAGAGACCGTGCCGTCTACACGGGATAACCGGAGGGTCGTATTCTGCTCCCTGAAAGATCGGTTTGAAGGAGGACACCTGGTCTTGAAAGCGACCTGTTGGCCCGTCCATGGGACGGGGGGGACCGTActtagtatttttatttggagaaaaaaaaagtttcaagaTCTTGTCCTTCTTTGGCACTTCTTGGGaagtgcatgtttttattttagttcttTTTATGATTAGATTGCTttacttttaaataatgtaaggCCATTTTTAATCCCCCCCCTCATTTTAAGGTAGCATTTACTAGAACAAATCATCATGTAAGGGTTTAAAGTTTTCTCCCGACTTATGTTTTTAAGTGTCTGTACCTTGGAGAGAATAGAGTATAATTGTCGAACACCTACAAGTTTACAAATCGGCAGAATATAGAAGATTTCCTGATTGTTTGGTtattttcaatgtgtttttatttttaaatgtattttaactaCCTACTCTTGTACATTGTAGACACGCGCTTAAGCACTTTTCTTTTctacaggttaaaaaaaaaaatgtatatattggtAATGCCTCCAAGCTACAGTGCCTCTCTGCACAGATTGAGTCTGTGATCATTCCCCCGAGGGGGTGAAATTGACGCGTCGAGCGCCCCAGGCCACTCAGTTGGTCTGTTTGGACCGCCTGTGAAGGAATGAAACGGGCCGACTTCGCTACACGACCGCGCCGCCACTTCCGGAGGTGGCAGGAGTCGATGTATTAAGAGACTGCGGTACGATTTGCTCATAATCAAATTCAATTATAATCCGCGATGAGTAACTCTTCGATTTGCCTGTCCGGCTGAGAACCCGCTCTGACACGCTGTCCGGCGGTGGGGCGTGTTTGTGGGTGAAAAAGCTCATTGGAGTCTGAATCATCATGATGCGTCGCACAGAGACGTTCCTGACGGATGTGCTGGCGTTTCTCGTGCTGTGATGCAGTGAGTTGTATTAACGGTACTATATTTATATGCCCTGTGTGcatctgtaaaaaataataatgatatctgGTTGACATGCTTGTAACCGTGCTGCTACAGTCTGCACCTGTGAAGTTCAGTGTCCAGGGGCGATTTAAAGAGATGAAAACTTATTTTAACCTCTTGAAAGGAAGTGATGGAAGAGAACAGCTGACGCGTGTCTAAAACACTGGACAACACAACGCCTCTTTGACACCtcttaatgtattttatgacCACTGCTGAGATGGGAGGGTGATCCGTTTAGAGAAATGAATGCTGCCAGAGATCCCCATTTGCTGTTCCAGTCTTATCAGGGTGCGGGCGTCAGTCGGACGTGTTTCGGTACGTGTGTGGGATTGGAAACCGAATCGTTGTGGGATGCTGTGTGATTCCCAGTCCTAATGATCTGTCCTTGCTGAGCCAAGCTTTCTGTCCGGTGACTCCGTATCTcgtctgattttattttatttgaggtTTTGTTTACCTGTCACATTGCCCAGGCCTTCTCCAGTGTCAGAAGTTGATTGGCCCCTGGTCTGATTGTCTAAACCTGTTTACAGCTGCTTGATCATCCCGTTCTCCTTAGGGCTGCGTTAAGCCTCTTTAGTttgtacactacagcacatgcTACACTACAAGCTTGAAGCCCAGGGttgtttaaatgtgtgtattttattatctgACAGACCTGGGGCAGATTCACAAAGCACAGGGGTGACGTGTAGATTTTTATCGTTGTTTTAGAGGTTTCCATTTTTCGGTGGGTTTTTTTTGTACATATTTAATTGGGTTGGTGGGGAATGTGGGAGTGGAGGCTTACCAGCTACTGTAGGATGAAAAAGAAGTCCATCTGTAATCTTTTGCACTACAAATAAAAACGGGGGACTAGTAACCAACCTGTGTCCGAGTCGTCTTCCTGCTGTGTTTCTCTTCAGCTTGTTTTCATCAGCGCAGTGATGACCAGAGGTCCCCTGTGGATCCTAACCCAGGTCCTGAGGACCCTCTACCATGCTGcgttttgttccagctgagctctcaattacttaattgaattaatttccTAAATCGGAGCCTTTTAATGATTGTGAACAGTAGGGGGGTTaaattaagtatagaattgtatagaGAGCTTATTAAAGAACCAGCTCTTATTACACAATTACAAAGTCCATTCTAAGCAaactgttacttcaattaagaatTAAGTAACGGAGAgatcggttggaacaaaacccaccAGGCTAAGGGGCTCCTCCGAGGGTAGGAATCACTGATTGAGCCTGTGGGGTATTTGGGTTCATGAAGTGACTAAAGTAATGCTAGGGGGAGGCCAGTCTTGTTTTGCTGCTGCGTTTCATTTAACGTGCCTAATTACTCCAAAGACTGTTCAAGCTCTGCAGTGACTCGTGGATGTTCTTCCAGGGAGGGGCAGGTGATTTATACCAGTCCTGTTGTACtggtatgtatttgttttaatgactaTAAATAGCACGGGGAACTAATTCTGgtgtagtgtttttgttttttatgctcCGTTCCCAATCACGCACCAATATAAACACATACCGTAGAGCGCCGGTTACAGCCGGAATACGGCCTTCCAGTGTTCAGACTGTATCCCATCCCCCGCTGACTCCAGCCCAGCTCACAGCACCTGACCCGAGTTCGACCAAATGTGTAACAGGATACATTAAACCAGTGGGTCTCAATCCTGGTGCTGCGGGCCACATGTGCTGCTGGTTTTTGTACTAGCTGAACTCTCAATTCATTACTAGTAAGGTACCTAACTGAACTATAATTTAACTAATCATTTGCCTAATCTGAGatcttacattattttaaacagttgtagAGTTCAGGTGAAGTAGGAAACTGTAGATGGAACATGAAAtctgcacaatttaaaaagtaaaatgaagcaaattagttcaattgagggtttaattaagtaatcGGAACGAACACCAGCAGGGCAGAGGGTCCCTACGagcaggattgagaaccagtgTGTTAAACGCTCCTCTTGAGCCTGCAGAATATTGTGTGAGTCTGAGATCTCtagaaaatgtgaaaatcacATTCACTGAGCTGCGCGAGAGACCCACACTAACTGGGGATTAGAGTGGAGATTAAGTGAATCAAAGGACGAGGTTTTTGTAGATGGTTGGCTTTGTCACCTGCCGTCCGATAAAGACACCAAACATTTGTGTCACGACCAGCAGGACATCTCGAGCTCAGAAAACAGTCTGGCAAAGAGACCCACGACACACTTATCAAATCTCCCATGGGCCTCTGCGCCATACTGCTCTCCAAGACCAAGACGTCTTACTGGTGCAGCAGGGAAATGATGTGGGAACATTAGCGATGCTCCTATAGTAAAATATccaggatttaattttaatagaaacagggaaaataaaaaacactttgaCAGGACAGATACAATCACCAATCAAACAGGAAAGCGCAAGAGGGAGCAGACAGTAAATATTTACAACACTTAACAAGAACAAACGCCACTACCAATCGACCAGGAACTGAGCTGGTTGTCAGAGACGGTCACTTCAGGATCAGGACATAAGGGTCCGTGCTGTGCTCCGTTACACAGTGTTTGTCTGGCACGGTGTCGAGGGATTGGGGGACAGGAATAGTGTCATCTGTTCTTGGGGGACCGGGGACCCTCTGCAGCTCAGTGTTTGTCCTTTGGAACCCCCCGGCCCCCGTTCATGTGCTTCACGTCAGAGATGGGGTGGGGGCTGCAGGCCTCGGACCCCATGCTGACGCTGCGCAGGCGCTGACTGCACCGGGACATGGCCGGCcagtgtggggggtggggcggCGGCTGCAGCTGTTCCGTGGAACTGAAGTTGCTATTGGACGGGACGCTCAGCAGGGACCGCCCTGCCGCTTTCCCGTTGGGTGGCGGGGGCAGCCGCAGCAGCGCGGGGGGGGCCTGCGTCTCGTCCACCGTGTGGAAGGCCAAGAAGTCCTGCACCGAGCTGCCGCGGGCCGGGGAGCGTTTCGGGCCCCGGCCTTTCTCCGGCAGTGTCTCGGCCACGACGGTGGGGGTGAGGCAGCGGGGCAGCTTCCCCAGGTCCTCCAACGAAGGGTGCCGAGAGGGTGATTCCCTCGGGTCGGGCTGGGCATCCCCATCCCCCGGTGTGAACTGGACGGCACCGAGGGGCGTGTGCTCACCGCCAGCCTCCCTGCTGCCCCCCCCGCAGCTGCACAGCGTGCTCTGGGTGTCGGGGCACAGGCAGGAGTTGAGCGAGCTGCTGTCCGAGTCGCAGCTGGACCGGCGCGCCAGCTGCTGCTGCAGCCGGGCGGAGGTGCGCGTCAGAGCGCTGCCCAGGCTGGCGGGTGAGGGTGCGGCACTCAGCAGCCGGTTCAGCAGGGCCATGTTGTTGGCGTTGTGCGGCTCCTCCGTGTTCTCGGCGATGTTCTCCAGCTGCTGGAAGTGCATCTCCTCCTTGGGCACCCTGCACATGGAGGCAAGAGCGGGACACAGTTGTCTCGGTTTATGAGTCGAGAGATCACTTTGTTTGCTTTGTATACTCTTGTTAGCAGCGACACATGAatacaataacatttaaaaactagCTTTCAGCCCATTCCCTCGGCTGATGAAAACATGAGGGCAGTCGGGTACCAGCTGCTGAGGAGAACAGCAGCGAATCACTAACCTGCACTGGAAACTTCATGTGGTATCATACCTGGAAACCCCTTGGCCACTTACTAAATTGAGCAAAATGGAATAGTCTGCTTCCCCCACTGTAGATGTGTGCATTATAAAACCTCTTTCTATGAGACGGTTGGCAGCAGGCCCTGTGAGACTCACGCCATGTCAAAGGTGGAGCCCTGGAAGGAGGGCTTGCGCAGGACAAAGACGGTGGCGGCGGTGTAGGGCGGCCGGGGGTTGGAGTCGTTCCAGTAGCGATCCCTCTCCATCACGGGCAGATCCCCGTACATCTCGTCAACCGCCACCATGGACACCTGCCAAAGACACCGCTCCATTATTCACTCAAATCCCTCTGGCAGGCGATGGGTTACACAGGTCGAACAGGACAGACTGGCGGACAGATGGACGCTCACCAGGAAGTTCCGGTCGATCAGCCAGTTGGTCTCAAAGTCGTCGTCGTCTTCACCGAAGGGGTTGATGAGCTGCTCGGCCACCTGCGAGGGCCACAGAGCACACGGGTCAGAGACAAACAGGCCCCGCTTACTCCTCTGCACTCAGGCGTCCATTCATACTTTAGGGAGGGGTTTCCTCACCTTCAGCCAGCCAGCGTAGAAGAAGAACTGCAACAGGGTGAAGATGGGTATGTAGAGGTCCAGGTCGTGGCCTGGGTAGCCCTGGCTGGGGTCCAGGAACTGACGGCCGATCAGACACACCACGAAGAAACTGTACACCGCGATGGTCACCACCTGCAGGGGTGACAGACGGAGTTTCACATCTCTAGTCGCTTTCTCACCCGACACACGATGCAATTCAATCGATAGAGATTTGATTAGATGTCACACAGAAAGAGGTGTGATCAGAATGCGGGTCGGGGAGGGGTGTGTTCCTCAC contains:
- the best2 gene encoding bestrophin-2a, yielding MTVTYTARVANARFCGFSKLLLAWKGSIYKLLYKEFLAFFVMYVGISMTYRFGLPDDHKRSFEKLAIYCNHYASLIPMSFVLGFYVNLVVNRWWSQYKSIPLPDRLMLVVAGGVHGSDERGRLLRRTLMRYAALSGLLILRSVSTAVFKRFPTVDHVVEAGFMTREERKKFESIPCPYNKYWTPCLWFTNLLSLARTEGRIRDDHTLKLLTEELNSFRGNCSSLFHYDMISVPLVYTQVVTIAVYSFFVVCLIGRQFLDPSQGYPGHDLDLYIPIFTLLQFFFYAGWLKVAEQLINPFGEDDDDFETNWLIDRNFLVSMVAVDEMYGDLPVMERDRYWNDSNPRPPYTAATVFVLRKPSFQGSTFDMAVPKEEMHFQQLENIAENTEEPHNANNMALLNRLLSAAPSPASLGSALTRTSARLQQQLARRSSCDSDSSSLNSCLCPDTQSTLCSCGGGSREAGGEHTPLGAVQFTPGDGDAQPDPRESPSRHPSLEDLGKLPRCLTPTVVAETLPEKGRGPKRSPARGSSVQDFLAFHTVDETQAPPALLRLPPPPNGKAAGRSLLSVPSNSNFSSTEQLQPPPHPPHWPAMSRCSQRLRSVSMGSEACSPHPISDVKHMNGGRGVPKDKH